A part of Heliangelus exortis chromosome 3, bHelExo1.hap1, whole genome shotgun sequence genomic DNA contains:
- the LOC139794128 gene encoding uncharacterized protein isoform X1 produces the protein MSGSMARKVQPFTISTKLSLPKCAADFPGDACPGIALASALDNHRGLRRSLNERISLYLAQARASPAAPEGQPRRSSPGGEAGTDEERLNRNSLARSIKKITLSNWHGEAGAGGQGDPARTGGERNHNNNNSRAGKAQFKVFLKKDVDVEDEQQEAGSLVDRGSPFYALAGPPASSPRKESPKGKESTVTPRCGGRGGTGASPLLDPSPLVAQFNREMLQAEGWVRGKLRDLKDGCDLQEWEEVAQTLQRDMKDFENTLIKLNQMGEQLMWRVSPSADGVRRQLLALRDQWQLLKQTSANQSKALGGLRSLQDFNRKAEHLEAWIRHKEEKPSLAALLQESPDKIQLTRRILDLKQEEQQFQSLHEELNSLAQKLEKQGKSESRSIAARRKHLNKMWLRLQGTLKEHHEVLQLALEVATFLQQADTLLGAIHAKRSICVAGKPGEGEPCRDRDVRDIASQVMMLDVTVSQLLSLQPSLAARVTPKHRDVKEKWVQLQQVLRMEKAPGLVSSSLGTEAVAPSTESQGDDSSRGSVEKEAGDKWSRGSGSMVLKDMPGKAAEHGRGEKTSPGSPATRQPHRGGDNKRKRRGTEAEWGMQQPESQVQDVCQAVNVTVSPHKESAAPGIRPCPVGDVESLKAAQTQPEPLDPSCSGRAVLLERPELGGPPGSPQVEAMLRELGELWEDLQRKHQENGAVLREIDKALRLVGELDRVERWLQTMSESLSEPATMRSPAELRQDLEETGQLERQLLLCGLKLQGLREEAAGEPPTEHEGARKMQRKVEMVEEKLARVQADLRRRAADLRDSLVLSEFLQELQEEEAQSQQAPAAPGSRHCSLQGSFPLLSAQPGQLTSSKDMSHPLGELQEAVEMLNDAAKERERVMEVAAETERLERLVAEVSPRLEALRCRAEALGRDTAQAESGFTVVKSEKDLQGLQGLLSRQQEMERVVSETLQGQLEDLEKAAARLQELCPARLCPASQEVQGTLQAWAGLQELLRETRAHVQQAVRLRHFFKDYLAMISWTEDTRAQIFSETPSGHGLPETPCEELERRIEGKLKEFEALAAAGQQLVSEEHYLSAMIQERLEELQSMLGWVLVRWRAQKHQRDPGNKLEDRRDPESTLGTSPPSQDCALPHLESTCSPVGFMPCSLPERVQGSELQVPARMANSPLASPLLDTPLGVERTWEEASSLTPCSTGPPREAVIWDPAETSTLLLPPRGPGGLGGTVNLILSISKKGEKKKVQTVASGKQPAEEVLQTLSATKSSSCKTFWKRCQGLLGNTWGSLKRKRKPPRQPVEEVQLEAGKTFNTKRPPPATRRPPASCSGTPATSHTLPKAGASSLFNSLQRRERARAEQARLLTLQGIMGASSLQPTPEEHHGPRNTWPQKCGRRKAGPGASTSGLGELLLYVRNPLVRDIDAECGASSGDPRVPDPKATCPHLSLGSVFSLELPRDVAVLRCHQGAMAQREEAGQEQRQGRSVRPWKPTSTHGARWQEEGDVDGHSPQVPSERMGLSTKTEQGTWFEEVSFNPSYSCPRAHRASEELQSPQHPSSTSKDLLDFRSSQPSHITVLHERAGRDRDELATQLGQDSTPRITSRARHHEASQLELRPSAGSISGRAGVIPSPARTQQPADSSQPSGSPASPPASTQLSVFEWALGSPQPPSPVLGTREVCHPAHGQFEEEEEELQAIWDGAGEQQVPSPPASSHARHGPGSGAGSLSSPDATTGGPVILSAANNVLVAKFTLPTAAQLLHSPVTEKSPVVGHSSSVSPSGHRASPRTEEMVSKAPLDSLGVWDQRRYGEEERDGNKAHSSKMEFQMMEGTLERKHVLQTGGRKANSRAWSLFHAVLMRQTLCFYQDRRDSLKSSVVALPLNLSGAVCTLDTEYTKKTNCFRIQLRDGSEYLLRAPSQSLMNEWVSKLQQNSGFPEVDYFQAAAQHVESTGGAGGFSKVSSSGSSHLQGHHQVTTAKSQEIVVLPQSNTRLQWPLGSQDGPADGAVAVPEDAHGAGHKKQQWSPRGSPGLWDNSCQEVDYGLVANKRRSYSFTSATYQKITPMAAPRESVEAGSSYSVTLYIGEQASAVPRARCHSFVAQPGSPRDTLSEKTPGPSRPKNKSVFKKFFGKKE, from the exons ATGTCGGGCAGCATGGCGAGGAAGGTGCAGCCCTTCACCATCAGCACCAAGCTCTCGCTGCCCAAGTGTGCCGCCGACTTCCCCGGGGACGCCTGCCCCGGCATCGCCCTCGCCTCCGCTCTGGACAACCACCGCGGCCTCCGCCGCAGCCTCAACGAGCGCATCTCCCTCTACCTGGCCCAAGCCCGGGCCAGCCCCGCCGCCCCCGAGGGACAGCCTCGCAGATCCAGCCCCGGCGGGGAAGCGGGGACcgatgaggagaggctgaaccGTAACTCCCTGGCCCGCTCCATTAAGAAGATCACGCTGTCCAACTGGCATGGGGAGGCTGGCGcggggggacagggggacccTGCCCGGACCGGCGGCGAGAGgaaccacaacaacaacaacagcagggcagggaaagcTCAGTTCAAG GTCTTCCTCAAGAAGGATGTGGATGTGGAAGATGAGCAGCAGGAGGCCGGGAGTTTGGTGGACAGAGGGTCTCCCTTCTATGCG CTGGCAGGACCCCCGGCATCATCGCCCCGGAAAGAGAGCCCCAAGGGCAAAGAGTCCACAGTGACGCCGAGATGTGGCGGGCGAGGTGGCACGGGAGCGTCGCCCCTCCTTGACCCAAGCCCTCTGGTAGCCCAGTTCAACCGGGAGATGCTGCAG GCAGAGGGTTGGGTACGAGGCAAGCTACGGGACCTGAAGGATGGCTGCGACCTCCAGGAGTGGGAGGAGGTGGCTCAGACCCTGCAGCGGGACATGAAGGATTTTGAGAACACGTTGATAAAGCTCAaccag ATGGGTGAGCAGCTGATGTGGCGGGTGAGCCCCAGTGCTGATGGGGTGCGGAGGCAGCTCCTAGCCCTGCGGGACCAGTGGCAGCTCTTGAAGCAGACGTCTGCCAACCAGAGCAAAGCCCTGGGGGGGCTGCGGAGCCTGCAGGACTTCAACAGGAAAGCTGAGCATCTGGAGGCATGGATCAGGCACAAG GAGGAGAAGCCATCCCTGGCAGCCCTCCTGCAGGAGAGCCCAGACAAGATTCAGCTCACCCGCCGCATCCTTGACTTGAAGCAG gaggagcagcagttcCAGAGTCTGCATGAGGAGCTGAACAGCCTGGCCCAGAAGCTGGAGAAACAAGGCAAAAGTGAGAGCAGGAGCATTGCAGCCCGGCGCAAGCACCTCAATAAAAT GTGGCTGCGACTGCAGGGGACCCTGAAGGAGCACCATGAGGTTCTTCAGCTGGCCCTGGAGGTGGCCACCTTCCTCCAGCAAGCAGATACCCTGCTTGGAGCCATCCATGCCAAG AGAAGCATCTGCGTTGCGGGGAAGCCGGGGGAGGGCGAGCCATGCCGGGATCGGGATGTCAGAGACATAGCCAGCCAGGTGATG ATGCTGGATGTGACTGTGtctcagctcctcagcctgcagcccagcctggcagcccGAGTCACCCCCAAGCACCGAGATGTCAAGGAGAAGTGGGTGCAGCTTCAGCAAGTGCTGAG GATGGAGAAGGCCCCAGGACTGGTGAGCAGTTCTCTGGGGACCGAAGCTGTGGCTCCAAGCACGGAATCCCAGGGAGATGATAGCAGCCGGGggtctgtggagaaggaagcaggagacaAATGGTCAAGAGGCTCTGGGAGCATG GTGCTGAAGGACATGCCAGGGAAGGCAGCGGAGcatgggagaggagagaagaccAGCCCTGGCTCTCCAGCAACCAGGCAGCCCCATCGTGGTGGGGACAACAAAAG gaagaggagagggacagAGGCTGAGTGGGGCATGCAGCAGCCAGAGTCCCAGGTGCAGGATGTCTGTCAGGCAGTGAATGTG ACTGTGTCCCCACACAAGGAGAGTGCAGCTCCTGGCATCCGCCCGTGTCCAGTGGGGGATGTGGAGAGCCTGAaggcagcacagacacagccagAGCCCCTGGACCCCAGCTGCAGTGGCAGGGCTGTGCTCCTG GAGAGGCCAGAGCTGGGGGGACCTCCGGGGAGCCCACAGGTGGAGGCGATGCTGCGGGAGCTTGGGGAGCTGTGGGAGGACCTGCAGAGGAAGCACCAGGAGAATGGTGCTGTGCTGCGGGAAATTGATAAG GCACTGAGGCTGGTGGGGGAGCTTGACCGGGTGGAGCGGTGGCTGCAAACCATGTCTGAGTCTCTCTCGGAGCCAGCCACCATGAGAAGTCCAGCAGAGCTGCGCCAGGACCTGGAGGAGACAGGGCAGCTGgagaggcagctcctgctgtgtgGCCTCAAGCTCCAGGGGCTGCGGGAAGAGGCAGCAGGCGAGCCACCCACTGAGCATGAAGGGGCGAGGAAGATGCAAAGGAAGGTGGAGATGGTGGAGGAGAA GTTGGCACGTGTGCAGGCAGACCTGCGGCGCCGGGCAGCAGACCTGCGTGACTCCCTGGTGCTATCCGAGTTCCTGCAGGAACTGCAAGAGGAGGAAGCTCAGAGCCAGCAGGCACCTGCAGCG CCAGGAAGCAGGCATTGCAGTTTGCAGGGGTCTTTTCCCCTGCTCTCAGCCCAGCCTGGGCAGCTGACAAGCAGCAAGGACATGAGCCACCCCTtgggagagctgcaggaagctgtGGAGATGCTGAACGATGCAGCCAAGGAACGGGAACGGGTCATGGAGGTtgcagcagagacagaaagactGGAGCGCCTG GTAGCAGAGGTGTCCCCACGCCTGGAGGCCCTTCGATGCAGAGCTGAGGCACTGGGTCGTGACACTGCCCAAGCAGAGAGTGGCTTCACTGTGGTGAAGAGCGAGAAGGatctccaggggctgcagggcttgCTGAGCcggcagcaggagatggag CGTGTGGTGTCAGAGACCCTTCAGGGGCAGCTGGAGGATCTGGAGAAGGCAGCTGCCCGCTTGCAAGAGCTCTGCCCTGCTCGGCTGTGCCCTGCCAGCCAGGAGGTGCAGGGGACACTGCaggcctgggcagggctgcaggagctgctgcgGGAGACCCGGGCCCATGTGCAGCAGGCTGTCCGGCTGCGGCATTTCTTCAAGGATTACTTAGCCATGAT CTCCTGGACAGAGGACACACGGGCTCAGATCTTCTCTGAAACCCCAAGCGGCCATGGTCTCCCAGAGACTCCATGTGAGGAGCTAGAGAGGAGGATTGAAGGGAAGCTCAAGGAGTTtgaggctctggcagcagcGGGGCAGCAGCTGGTGTCTGAAGAGCACTACCTGAGTGCAATG ATACAGGAACGCTTGGAGGAGCTTCAGAGCATGCTGGGCTGGGTTCTGGTGCGCTGGCGAGCACAAAAACACCAGCGTGACCCAGGAAACAAGCTGGAGGACAGAAGAGACCCAGAGAGCACCCTGGGCACATCACCCCCCAGCCAA GATTGTGCTTTGCCCCATCTGGAGAGCACGTGCAGCCCAGTGGGGTTCAtgccctgctccctccctgagCGTGTGCAAGGATCAGAGCTACAGGTGCCAGCACGAATGGCTAACTCCCCACTGGCATCACCCCTCTTGGATACCCCATTGGGAGTGGAGAGAACCTGGGAAGAGGCCAGCAGCTTGACACCCTGCAGCACTGGACCACCCAGGGAGGCTGTCATCTGGGATCCTGCTGAGACTTCCACGCTGCTGCTGCCACCGCGGGGCCCTGGTGGGCTTGGGGGGACAGTCAACCTCATCCTCAGCATTAGCAagaagggggagaagaagaaggtgCAGACAGTGGCCAGTGGCAAGCAGCCAGCAGAGGAGGTGCTGCAGACG ctctctgcCACTAAATCCTCAAGCTGTAAAACCTTTTGGAAGCGTTGCCAGGGGCTTTTAGGAAACACTTGGGGTAGCTTAAAGCGAAAAAGAAAGCCACCTCGCCAGCCAGTGGAAGAG GTGCAGCTGGAGGCTGGGAAAACCTTCAATACAAAGCGGCCGCCCCCAGCCACCCGCCGCcctccagcatcctgcagcGGGAcccctgccacctcccacaCCCTGCCCAAGGCTGGGGCCAGCTCCCTCTTCAACAGCCTGCAGCGGCGGGAGCGGGCACGGGCAGAGCAGGCCCGGCTGCTGACACTGCAGGGCATCATGGgtgccagctccctgcagcccacaCCTGAGGAACACCATGGCCCCAGAAACACATGGCCTCAGAAATGTGGCCGGAGAAAAGCAGGGCCAGGGGCATCCACCTCTGGACTCggggagctgctgctctacGTCAGGAACCCACTGGTGCGGGATATTGACGCTGAGTGTGGGGCGTCTTCTGGGGATCCCCGCGTCCCCGACCCAAAAGCCACATGCCCCCACCTGTCCCTGGGCTCcgtgttcagcctggagctgccTCGGGATGTGGCTGTCCTCAGGTGCCACCAAGGGGCTATGGCACAGCGGgaggaggcagggcaggagcagaggcagggcaggagtGTGAGGCCGTGGAAGCCCACGAGCACACATGGAGCCagatggcaggaggagggggatgtGGATGGACACAGTCCCCAGGTGCCCAGTGAGAGGATGGGGCTGTCCACCAAGACTGAACAAGGAACCTGGTTCGAGGAGGTTAGCTTCAACCCCAGCTACAGCTGCCCAAGGGCACACCGGGCCAGCGAGGAGCTCCAAAGCCCACagcaccccagcagcaccagcaaagACCTCCTGGACTTCAGGTCAAGTCAGCCATCCCACATCACTGTGCTGCATGAGCGGGCTGGCCGGGACAGGGATGAGCTGGCCACCCAGCTAGGCCAGGAcagcacccccaggatcaccAGCAGGGCCAGGCACCATGAAGCCTCTCAGCTGGAGCTCAGGCCATCCGCTGGCAGCATCTCGGGCAGGGCAGGAGTCATCCCTAGCCCTGCCCGCACTCAGCAGCCAGCCGACAGCAGCCAGCCCAGTGGGTCTCCAGCTTCCCCCCCAGCCTCCACCCAGCTCTCTGTCTTTGAGTGGGCACTGGggtcccctcagccccccagccctgtgctgggcaccaGGGAGGTTTGCCACCCTGCCCATGGGCagtttgaggaagaggaggaggagctgcaggccATCTGGGATGGGGCAGGTGAGCAGCAGGTACCCAGCCCACCAGCCAGCAGCCATGCCCGCCATGGGCCGGGCAGTGGGGCAGGCAGTCTCTCAAGCCCCGATGCCACCACCGGCGGGCCCGTCATCCTCTCAGCAGCCAACAATGTGCTAGTGGCCAAGTTCACCCTTCCCACCgctgcccagctcctccacagCCCGGTGACAGAGAAGAGCCCCGTGGTGGggcacagcagcagtgtcagccCCAGTGGGCACAGGGCGTCCCCCCGCACAGAGGAGATGGTGTCCAAAGCACCCCTGGACAGTCTGGGTGTCTGGGATCAGCGGAGGtatggggaagaggagagagatggCAACAAG GCCCATTCCAGTAAAATGGAGTTTCAGATGATGGAGGGGACACTGGAAAGGAAGCACGTGTTGCAGACAGGAGGGAGGAAG GCCAACAGCCGTGCCTGGAGCCTTTTCCATGCCGTGCTTATGAGGCAGACGCTGTGCTTCTACCAGGACCGGAGAGACAGCCTCAAG agctctgtggtgGCCCTTCCCCTGAACCTCTCTGGGGCAGTCTGCACCCTGGACACTGAATACACTAAGAAGACCAACTGCTTCAGAATACA GCTGCGGGATGGTTCTGAGTACCTCCTGAGGGCCCCCTCACAATCTCTCATGAACGAATGGGTCTCCAAGCTGCAGCAAAACTCAG GTTTCCCTGAAGTGGATTacttccaggcagcagcacagcatgttGAGAGCACTGGCGGTGCTGGGGG TTTCAGCAAGGTCTCCAGCTCTGGAAGCTCCCACCTCCAGGGACATCATCAGGTCACAACTGCCAAGAGCCAGGAGATTGTGGTGCTACCCCAGTCAAACACCCGGCTGCAGTGGCCTCTAGGCAGCCAGGATGGCCCAGCTGATGGGGCCGTGGCAGTACCAG AGGATGCTCATGGGGCAGGCcacaagaagcagcagtggTCACCGAGGGGGTCCCCCGGGCTGTGGGACAACAGCTGTCAAGAAGTTGACTATGGGCTGGTGGCCAACAAGAGGAGGTCCTACTCCTTCACCTCAG CCACCTACCAGAAGATCACACCGATGGCTGCGCCCAGGGAGTCTGTGGAGGCTGGGAGCAGCTACTCAGTCACACTGTACATTGGGGAGCAAGCATCAGCTGTGCCACGAGCACGCTGCCACTCCTTCGTGGCCCAGCCAGGGAGCCCACGGGACACGCTCAGTGAGAAGACCCCCGGACCCTCTCGCCCCAAGAATAAATCTGTCTTCAAGAAGTTCTTCGGGAAAAAGGAGTAA